CCTGGGCGGGAGTGAGTCCTTCGTATGTGGGAccctaggcttgccagctccgggttgggaaatttctagggattttggggtgcagcctggggatggcagagtttggagaggggatgtGGTGCTATAGAGACCACTCtctggagctgccatttcctctagggaaaGAGATGGCTGTCGCCTggggaacagttgtaattccaggagacctccaggcctcacctggatgttggcaacccaagGGTACACTTGGCACAAGCTCTGTCCACCCTTCCCCACCCTCCCAACCAGAGGCCACCGGCACTGCTACTGGGACCCCCCAGAAGAAACCCCTCTCTATTCTGCCCCCCTCTGGTCTCTGGGGtgcgggtggggggggagatttggggaaggACCAGGGTCTATGTGTGGGGGGCAGCTGGGGAGGGCAGCTGCATAGGCTTCCCAGAATCCTCCCTCAGGTTGTTTGCAGAAGGGACTGAATCGTGTGTCCAAATCCAGGGAAATCAAGTGTGCCGTGCCTACAAGTGGATATTTCCAACTTatccaagccctgttcacaagtcacCGCAAACACatatacaatccatgtacagcggACACTTTATTTGTGTACACTTGCTGAGTAAGGGgctctctagacatgcaggtttttaaagagctggttcCGGGTTCCTCATGTCCAAATAGCAAATGTGTGTACATGCAGGGGTTGCGTGCATTCACTGCAACTTGCGAGCTGGGCTACGAGTCTTCCCAATCGCAAAGCCAGACAAGTTGCTgatgctcttaacaactacacagGGGTGATCTGCTGTATTCAAATGaaatgtgtgcgtgcgtgtgtggtggtggtggtggtggtggtggtggcaagcCCCCGTTCCACGGCTAGGAGCAAACAGACTTGTTGTGAGgcctttgggtgggggggggggtaagtgtgtgtgcatgtgtggtgaGGGACTGGTGTCTTGGGAAGGCACCTTGAACTGTTGATCAAAAAGGTCCTCTCCGGCTGGCCCCGCTGATGCCGTGGGCAGGGCAGCTTGGCAGGACCCACCCTCCCTCCTCTCTGCCTCCACTGCCCAGGCTCACTGCCAACGCCACAAGGCCAACCTGGCCTCCATTCTGGACGAGGACGAACACTCCGCCATCGCTGACTTCCTGCACCAAGTCCAGTGGGACGACGAGGACGTGTGGCTCGGGCTGTCCCTCCCTGCGCGGGTGAGTGAGGGCTCGTTTGGGGCTCCTAGCGCTCCCCTGCAAGTGCTGCTCAAGCAGGCTGCTGGCCCCAGAGGCGGCATGCACAGCATCCAGGAAGCAACCATCCCTCCGAAGGGAAACAGCATTGCCCAAGAGGCATGCATGCAGGGGGCAAAGAGGGTCGCAGGGCCCCCTCTACATTCCTGCCCTGCTGATGCCTGAATCGCACCCTCTTCCCTCCTCAGGGCCAGAGCTGGGCCTGGGCAGATGGCAGCCCTGTGCGCTACACAGCCTGGGAAAGGTTCAAGCCTTCTCGTGCCTCGAGAGGTGACAACTGCGCCCAGCTGGACGAGGATTCAGGTGCGGAGGGGCTGAGCAGACCTCAGGgggtggcaggagggctgctttGGGTGGGGGGACGAGCCTGTAGAACTCACTGCCACTTAATGAGGAGAGGGCAATTCACACAAAGCACAGGACCAGAGAAGCAACCGCTCCGCATGATACACCCCTCACCCCTAGCAAACAATTCCCCCATATTGTGTGTCAGTTGTCATTGCAATTTGGAGAAGCCCCATGGATactggagggggaggaaggacaagatCTGGGAGAATTACAAAGTGGGCAGGCCCTGGAGGGGGGCACACCAGCCCAGTCCTCGAGGGCACCTCCCAGTCATTCCCCTAAACAGGCATCTTGAGCCTTTGCATCAGGTCAGGACAGGCAGCAATTCAAGCTGCATTGGAGTGGGCCCCTGGGTGAGTTTTTCCTCTGAAAGGGCTGCAAATGGCACTGAGGAAAGGAAGCaaagggaggcaggcagccacCTCCCCCTAAACACGTCTGGCCTGCAGAAATGGGCCGCTCGGGTTTGTAGAACGGCCAATCCAGCCCCCTTTGCTCTGGAGTCGCTCTGTAGCCTTGGGCAtatct
The Eublepharis macularius isolate TG4126 chromosome 9, MPM_Emac_v1.0, whole genome shotgun sequence genome window above contains:
- the LOC129335450 gene encoding dromaiocalcin-1-like → MALAACFSLGLLACLLIGPFTRGAHAADCPRDWLSYNHHCYGYFPRELTWRQAQAHCQRHKANLASILDEDEHSAIADFLHQVQWDDEDVWLGLSLPARGQSWAWADGSPVRYTAWERFKPSRASRGDNCAQLDEDSGFMLWDNDSCDDRNPFLCKL